One window of Pseudomonas urmiensis genomic DNA carries:
- the xdhB gene encoding xanthine dehydrogenase molybdopterin binding subunit, giving the protein MSNHHAVKSQAEMAELFRQDLSTGVGRSVKHDSADKHVSGEAIYIDDRLEFPNQLHVYARTSDRAHARILRIDTTPCYAFEGVRIVITHEDIPGLKDIGPVVAGDPLLAIDKVEFFGQPVLAVAARDLETARQAAMAAIVEYQDLEPVLDVVQALRKKHFVLDSHTHQRGDSAAALASAPHRLQGTLHIGGQEHFYLETQISSVMPTEDGGMIVYCSTQNPTEVQKLVAEVLDVPMNKIVLDMRRMGGGFGGKETQAASPACLCAVIARLTGQPTKMRLPRVEDMTMTGKRHPFYVEYDVGFDDDGRLHGIQFDLAGNCGYSPDLSGSIVDRAMFHSDNAYYLGDATVHGHRCKTNTASNTAYRGFGGPQGMVAIEQVMDHIARQLGRDPLAVRKANYYGKTERNVTHYYQTVEHNMLEEMTAELEASSDYAERRESIRRFNEHSPILKKGLALTPVKFGISFTATFLNQAGALIHIYTDGSIHLNHGGTEMGQGLNTKVAQVVAQVFQVDFDRIQITATNTDKVPNTSPTAASSGADLNGKAAQNAAEILKARLTEFAARHWKVTEEDVEFRNGHVRIREEIVSFEQLVQQAYFAQVSLSSTGFYRTPKIYYDRTQARGRPFYYFAFGAACVEVIVDTLTGEYKMLRADILHDVGDSLNPAIDIGQVEGGFIQGMGWLTTEELVWNAKGKLMTNGPASYKIPAVADMPLDLRVKLVENRKNPEDTVFHSKAVGEPPFMLGIAAWCAIKDAVASIAGYQVQPNIDAPATPERVLWGCEQMRQALAAAQPAEVEVETVTH; this is encoded by the coding sequence ATGTCTAACCATCACGCCGTCAAGAGCCAGGCCGAGATGGCCGAACTGTTCCGCCAGGACCTGAGCACCGGGGTCGGCCGCAGCGTCAAGCACGACAGCGCCGACAAACATGTGTCCGGCGAGGCGATCTACATCGATGACCGCCTGGAATTCCCCAACCAGTTGCACGTCTATGCGCGCACCTCGGACCGCGCCCACGCGCGCATCCTGCGCATCGACACCACGCCCTGCTACGCCTTCGAAGGTGTGCGCATCGTCATCACCCACGAAGACATTCCGGGCCTGAAGGACATCGGCCCGGTCGTAGCCGGCGACCCACTGCTGGCGATCGACAAGGTCGAGTTCTTCGGCCAGCCCGTGCTCGCCGTCGCTGCCCGCGACCTGGAAACCGCACGCCAGGCGGCGATGGCGGCAATCGTCGAGTACCAGGACCTGGAGCCGGTGCTCGATGTGGTCCAAGCGCTGCGTAAAAAGCACTTCGTGCTCGACAGCCACACCCACCAGCGCGGTGACTCGGCAGCAGCACTGGCCAGCGCCCCGCACCGCTTGCAGGGCACGCTGCACATCGGCGGCCAGGAGCACTTCTACCTGGAGACGCAGATCTCCTCGGTGATGCCCACCGAAGATGGCGGCATGATCGTCTACTGCTCCACGCAGAACCCCACCGAAGTGCAGAAGCTGGTCGCCGAAGTACTCGACGTACCGATGAACAAGATCGTCCTCGACATGCGCCGCATGGGTGGTGGTTTCGGCGGCAAGGAAACCCAAGCGGCCAGCCCCGCCTGCCTGTGCGCGGTGATCGCACGCCTGACCGGACAGCCGACCAAGATGCGCCTGCCCCGGGTCGAAGACATGACCATGACTGGCAAGCGTCACCCGTTCTACGTCGAATATGACGTGGGCTTCGATGATGACGGCCGCCTGCATGGCATCCAGTTCGACCTGGCCGGCAACTGTGGCTACTCACCTGACCTGTCTGGCTCGATCGTCGACCGCGCCATGTTCCACTCCGACAACGCCTATTACCTGGGCGATGCCACCGTGCATGGCCATCGCTGCAAGACCAACACCGCCTCCAATACCGCCTACCGCGGCTTTGGCGGCCCGCAAGGGATGGTCGCCATCGAGCAGGTGATGGACCACATCGCCCGTCAGCTGGGCCGTGACCCGCTGGCGGTGCGCAAGGCCAACTACTACGGCAAGACCGAGCGCAACGTCACCCACTACTACCAGACCGTCGAGCACAACATGCTCGAGGAGATGACCGCAGAGCTCGAGGCCAGCAGCGATTACGCCGAGCGCCGCGAGTCGATCCGCCGTTTCAACGAGCACAGCCCAATCCTGAAAAAGGGCCTGGCGCTAACACCGGTGAAGTTCGGTATTTCCTTTACCGCCACCTTCCTCAACCAGGCCGGTGCGCTGATCCACATCTATACCGACGGCAGCATTCACCTCAATCACGGCGGCACCGAGATGGGCCAGGGTTTGAACACCAAGGTCGCGCAGGTGGTGGCGCAGGTATTCCAGGTCGATTTCGATCGCATCCAGATCACCGCAACCAACACCGACAAGGTGCCCAACACCTCGCCAACCGCCGCCTCCAGTGGCGCCGACCTGAACGGCAAGGCCGCTCAGAACGCCGCCGAAATCCTCAAGGCACGGTTGACTGAGTTTGCTGCACGGCACTGGAAGGTCACCGAGGAAGACGTCGAGTTTCGCAATGGCCATGTGCGCATTCGCGAAGAGATCGTCAGTTTCGAGCAGTTGGTGCAGCAGGCGTACTTTGCCCAGGTATCGCTGTCGAGCACCGGCTTCTACCGCACCCCGAAGATCTACTACGACCGCACTCAGGCGCGTGGTCGGCCGTTCTACTACTTCGCCTTTGGGGCGGCCTGCGTCGAAGTGATCGTCGATACGTTGACCGGCGAGTACAAGATGCTGCGTGCCGACATCCTGCACGACGTCGGTGACTCGCTGAACCCGGCCATCGACATCGGCCAGGTGGAAGGCGGCTTTATCCAGGGTATGGGCTGGTTGACCACCGAAGAGCTGGTGTGGAACGCCAAAGGCAAGCTGATGACCAACGGCCCGGCCAGCTACAAGATTCCCGCCGTCGCCGACATGCCGTTGGACCTGCGGGTGAAACTGGTGGAAAACCGCAAGAACCCGGAGGACACCGTGTTCCATTCCAAGGCCGTTGGCGAACCGCCGTTCATGCTCGGCATCGCTGCCTGGTGCGCGATCAAGGATGCGGTGGCGAGCATTGCCGGCTACCAGGTGCAGCCGAACATCGACGCCCCGGCAACCCCCGAGCGGGTACTGTGGGGCTGCGAGCAGATGCGCCAGGCGCTGGCCGCCGCGCAACCTGCAGAAGTTGAAGTGGAAACCGTAACGCATTAA